A window of Mustela lutreola isolate mMusLut2 chromosome X, mMusLut2.pri, whole genome shotgun sequence genomic DNA:
AGAGTCCCACTCCTACAGAGTAGggattgacttattttgtgtaATGAAATCAGTGTTAAGTTCTGGTGATGGCAAGGTAGATTTTGACTCAATGTCAGGAAAACCTTCTTCACAAATAGAgatgtttgaaaataaatatatctctttTAGGAAGAGGCAAGTTCCTGTCGTGGCCTTCAGGATCATGTGGGTGAGtattttcctcttcccctctaCAGCCCAGAAACATGAGATTTCATCAGGGTTTGGCCCCTTATTGGGATTATTATACCCTATAACACGAGGAAAGGCTCACATCAAAAAAGAAACTGCAAGTTGCTTATCAAAGTCACGGACAGCTATGACCAACTTAAATAACTCCAACTCCTGTTTCTCAACCCATCATACTGGAGTGTTGTGTGTTACTAGCAGAGCATCCCTCATGGAGCCAAGAGGTAACTTAGTGCCTTTGTAGGTTATTAGAATGAGTCAGGCTATCAAAAACCACTCAAAAATAATTTCCcgtttaaattatataatttagcCTTCCTCTAAAGATGGGAAAAAAGCACAGTCGATGAAAAATCATTAGCAAAGCTTTGAAatgattattttgagaaaatttcaGTGAATGAAGCAGAATAAACAGGTTCTCTCTTCTCCAGCTCATAACCCTGGCTATTCAGAGTGATATCTATTCATGACCGTCCAAGATCATGGCTACAAGGGTATTTGACACGCTGGGGAACATACTATCATTACCCTGCAACGGCCCCCAACACCTGCCTCCTTCCTACTCACCATAGCAGAGGCAGCTGAGTGGTTCATCTGGTGATGAGCTGCCCTGAGTTTGGCTTGCAGGTGTGCAGGAGGATGAAAGTACCTGCACTTCTCCCGGGTGCATCGTCCCTTGATGTAATCCATGCAGATTGTCACGGTATTATCACTTGCCTCAATCATGGAAACATCCGTAGGGTGAGCATAGCGACAATCGTTCTCACCACGGGTACAATTTCCACGCTGGAATTCTCGGCAAacctgaaattaaaacaaaacaaaacacacatcaCACTGATGCCTGGAAGGTGATTAGCTTTTACTTGCCAGCGAGTGTGAGGGCAGTAGTCTACGTGATTTTGTCTTCCATTTAGGAATGATCTACAAAGCTGAAGGATAAGGTAAAGCCATAATCACTGTGAGGTGTAAACCTAGACATTTCTAGTCCTAGGGAAGAAAACACTCTGCTCCCTCCCAAGGAAAGTTGTCTGTTTTCCTTACGTTGAAACAGAAGTGCTTAAAAGGACTGTGGAAGACCACTTTATAATCTTCCAGTTAATTCACAGCCTGAAGTGTAATTAGCCAAATTTGCAAGAGGGGGCTGTTTTGCTCAAGTCCGAGATGAGTCTTTATCACACAAGCACGCAATCTTTCCCAGCAAAATCGTGGATCACAACTGAGCTACGTGTCCAATCAGATTGTACTACGATACAGTGCAGGCATTCAAGTTCAGCTGATGGCGTTGACTCTGTAGGAAACGGACTAGCTATTTCTTTCAATCTATGAAGAATGACAAGAGAAGACTGAAGGACTTGCATAAATCAAAATGCTCTTTGAAGTTTCTTTTACATTGCCTTTTCGTAGgcagggggtgggctggggtggtgTCTTTCTTAAGACGGAGAAAAAGGTTTAGACACTATGATACTCGTTTCACATTCTGCATTCATAGAGAGTTAGTCTATGTTTTTTTATCTCTCCCGTTTGATTATTCTAGCAAGTAGAGACTCATTAAAAATACAGTTCATTGCAGTCTCTAAAGCAGGAGCCTGGGGAAAAGGATTGTTCCCACCAGGCTTCCTGTTCCACAGCAAATCCGTGGCTGGGCATGCTAAAACATTGTTTGACCTGTTGTACAAGCGGATCAAGGTCCTTCACAGCAGGGGACAACTGCATAGGAGCACCTTTACCCTTTTACCGAGGCTGTATTCCCTAAGCTAGAAACGCAGGTGCACTTATTTTAGGCATTCACAACCCCGGGCTCTGAGTATGTTGTTTTGTGCATGAGGTTAGTATCTACCCTATAGGTATTTGTATATTTCTCCAATACCTCCAGTTTATCCGAACGCATCAGTTTGGGACCAGCAGCTGCGGGCAATGCGAGAGGCGGGTTTCCAGAAATCAGAATGGGGGCATTCGGTATGAGCTCAGCAGGAACCAGGCCCATCCCAGGATGAGGTAAGTAAGGATTGAAAGCCATTCCAGGATTAGCCGCAAGTGATGGATTCataggaaaagaagtctgtatgtttaaaagagaaaaaaggtatTAGAGGTAAGTAGTTTCTTTCTGTTATTTACACAAGGACACATTCTTTCGAAAAGCCTAAGTCAGACCCAAATTTACCGttctttcttctggtttctttttcgTCTCATATAAATTCCCACATAGGAGTTGCTTTAGACCAACCAATCTCATTGAGTAACAAATTTATTGGTAAACTGGTCAAACCAGGCACATAATTTTAAGTCACAAATTAGCCACATTACGTCTTCTTGATGGAATGTCTTTGAAAGGTGTCTTCTCTTGTGCTTCTGCTTTTAACCTAAAAACCATGCCACCAATGATACCATACATGCAGGCAATGTGCCTTGCAGGCTGGCTTCAGGTTCTCCTCTTTCCCAGAGTAAAAACTCTGTATTTGAACCACACAAGAGTACTCTGTTTTaagtctcttttctctctgatgTTCACAGTAAATTTCCCACTGAAGTCACCGCACTCTTTCTCCTGGatacttttttgcttttttgcattttatgaATGTGAGAACCATTATTACAATTCTCTTTAAAaactactgaatttttaaaaaaaatatttatttatatatttgagagggagagagcaacttgagtagggaaaggggcagagggagacggagagagaatcctcaagcagactccccattgagcacggGCCGCCccggggctggaacccaggaccccaggatcatgacctgagctgaaggcagacgcttaactgagccacctgcgCTCTTTTTACTTTCAAATAGTCCTTATTTACTTTCAAATagacatttttggttttcctACCACCACCTCTGCCCCAGAGTAACTACTCCATTTCATGAATTTGAATAGCTTAGCTTTGGCTAACAGCTACCTGTTAAGCAGCCTGCAAGCTCAcacattcagtttttgttttctttttaagattttatttatttatttgacagacagagatcacaagtaggcagagaggcaggcagagagagaggaggaagcaggctccccaccaagcagagagcccgatgcggggcttgattccaggaccctgagatcatgacctgaaccaaaggcagaggctttaacctactgagccacccagctggccCACACATTCAGTTTTAATAAACAACTTTCATCCTGCCTATACCTCTACTATAGTTCTTCCCATCAGGAGAGCTAACAAGAGCCCATCCATGgggttttaaaggaaaaaattcccAGTGGGTTGAATCTCATTTCTATTTATAGCCTGAAATGGTCTGGACACTTAAATATGTTTCAGATATTCACTCAAACCTaaattatttcctaaatatttgaaaatatcagGTTTTCCCTCTGAGAACCAGAGGTGTGGAATTTCAGCTTCCTCTGAGTCTTAAAAAGCGAACAAGAATGGTGGACACAACTGATTCATGAATAACAAGATCATCTAGACACTTACTTACCCTCAGTGTCTCGAACAGTATTAGCTACTAGGGTAGGAATTCCCAAGAGCGAAGGCACAGTACCTAGGAATGACCAGAGCCTAAGGAAATGCCTCTTAAAAGTCAGTGATTGTCTCTAGAATGGTGGGCCCTAGTCTGCCTTAATCCTGGACTTCCTGGAAAGCTGTGGACTAGTCTATGAAACTCCTCAGGAAATTTAAAGCCCTCGCAGAATTCACCATTGGTGCTGGGCTCTGGACTACCCACTATCTAAGAGCTTATGTTCTAGGGTAAGGATTGGCAAATTGCAGCTCCTGAGCCAAATCTGGCCTGCTTGCTTTTGTATGGCCAGATGGTGAGAATGCTTTCTACATTTTTAAGTGgttgaaaaaaagtaaagaggaatAATATTTTGTAACACataaaaagtatatgtatatgtatatgaaattcATATTTCAGCATCCCTAAATAAATTCCACTGTCATTAGGAGACCTGTATTAACAAAAAGTTGTAGATAAGATCCTCAACTTTGCCTCTTGTCCCatgaagcctaaaatatttacaattttgtcggggtgcctgggtggctcagaaggttaagcctctgccttcggcttgggtcatgatttcagggtcctgggatcgagccccacatcaggctctctgctcagcggggagcctgtttccccctctctctctctgcctgtctctctgcctacttgtgatttctctctctgtgtcaaataaataaataaaagctttaaaaaaatatttataattttgtcatttacagAAACCATTGCTGACCCTCATTCTAGAGGATTCCAAAGAGTAAAGCATTCTGTCAGTCTCTGGAGTAAAGCACTAATTTTGTATGTGCATGTATAGAAATTTCATACTTTTGGCAAGATTCTGCAAGTTGAAACTAATACTACAGGattcactaaaatattttttaattgttactaAATTAGGATTCTTAACTATTTCTTTATACAATGATAACTACTTGGTGACTAAGAATGGGAACATAGATGGAACCTTGTAAAGGTAAAATTTTAGGAGCGTTGCTCCACGTGTTGGGTCTTAAAGGATTCTGAAAAATCTCTGCATTGTAATAGAATTTAATAAAAGACTATGCTTGAAATACATTCAAGGAATGTTAACTTATTATTTAAATTGGGTTATCCCTCAATCTAGTACAAGGAAATAGAAGTGAAATGCTATGCTAAAGCAATCTTTGTGTCTGCCCAATAGCTTAGATCTGTTTGTAGCTACTTCAATAATACCCAAGGTCTATTATAATTATCGCTGGATGAATGCAAAATACTTTAACTCACTGAGGCTAATCCTGGCCTGAAGTCAATGTAACTGAGGCATTCTCTCTGTGAGCTCCTGTCAAGAGGTAGACAACCAAACATTTTCTCTTATAGGATGGCAAAAATTTGGTAATGATTTGTTGACTTGATTTTAATACCAGAAAAATAACACTCTTAACTTTGACTAGCATTCATAATGCCTAAATTTTATTGCTCATTGGCAAGCATTTATATAGTATAAAAGGAAGCCCTGTTTACTGTCACCATATGAATTTCGGTCCTTACATAATCCTCAAGCACACTGAAATGTAcaattttcatttccctcagaCTTGACTAACTTCACGTGGAGCACAACTGAATAATCTTGGTTTCAGATTTTTGCTGGGTCGCCTCTACACTCTCCGAATATTGTTCTGTGGGGACTGAGATGGCCAAAAGGCACACTGCAGGAGGCCCGTGGAACCTCCAGACTAGTTAATTGGTCCCTTAATAATAGAGACTTGACTTTGCAAACAGACGCAAGCTGATAGTGGTGTTTATGTTCTAATCACACTTGTTAATGAATAAGTCACTGTGGCCCAAGAgagagctaggaaaaaaaaattcaaggatcAAAAGTGAAGAGTTGCTCTCATCTAGGTCTGGCTTTTCTGATCTTAATCGCAAAAGTGTCCAAGTAAGAGGAAGCACTgcaggtaggcaggcaggcaAAGGAGTGTGAGTGTGAAAGGTGTAAAATGTAGAGTGCAAGGAAGGACACGTCGTGGTCTGGATCTGCCTGTGTTTGGTGGAAGAAGCTGCCAAGTCAGCCAGCACTTAGAATGGAGCGCCTAGATACAGATCTGCATAACACCACATGCTTACTGCAGGTACGAATCTGGCGAGAGGACAAATGACCTCTTCTTTAGACGGGCAAGGCAATTTTGACTGTTCCTGAAAAGTGAACAAGGGCTGacctaaaaattatttgttgacgAACCACCGTGTAATAATAGTGACAATTGATCAGTACTCCACTaggaaaggaaaagtataaaGAGATCAAGTGTTGCCCAATTTTAACAAAGGGTATTGAAGGAAATATGGATGGGGGCGGGGCGATGACAAGAGctgagaaaagcaaagaaggtGCAAGAAACCTGAAGACTATAAACATTTCCATGTGAGTCCAGGATAAATGGATGCTAAGGGTTGGGATTATCAACAGTTCATCAAACCGCCACCACCAACAACACAAATTAAAGCAAAACCTTGCATGGCTAATAGAAAGAGAACTCTacagagggggggaaaaaaaaaagaagaagaaaaggccaaagctgtaaaaaaaaaaaatacagaacatcaGGTAGAAATCAGAAATTAAGAGAATCACAAGAACATGAATTCACCATCTTACTATTGTTAGATCCTATATTCCTAGAGGGTAGAGACTGTTTCTAGGTTATCTTTTTATCTACCTCGGACCCTCTGAAATACCTGGCACggagtagatgctcaataaatatttactgagtggaATGAAAACCGATTCCTAAGCTGTTGATTACTTTTAGGTTTACCAGTTAGAAAAATCCAGTTCAAACGTCACCGTACAAAAGAAACACTCAGGGATCAGAAATGGCAGCACAGAAATGGAATAAATCCATCAGTTTTGCTGAGGGAGATTTTAAGCATAAGGCTGCCCCCAAACTGTCTTTTCACATAGATGGGAAATGCTGGGTCAAACAGGGTGAGAAGCACGGGATACTTTATACACACGTGGCTGCCCGTgcaaacaaacacaaatagaTGTGTGCGTGcattttgattgattgattgatttttgatttatttatttgagagagagagtgagtataagccggcggcgggggggggggggcgtggaggggtagagggagagggagaaacaggctccctgctgagcagggagcccaatgtgggacttgatcccaggaccccgggatcctaacctgagcagaaggcagatgcttaacccacttagctacccaggtgcccgtatgtgtgcattttaattttttcttttaaagattttatttatttatttgacagagagagatcacaagtaggcagagaggcaggcagagagaggaggaagcaggctccctgctgagcagagagcccgatgtgggactcgatcccaggactctgagatcatgacctaagccgaaggcagcggcttaacccactgagccacccaggcgccccattttaattttttttaaggattttattcatttatttgacagagagagatcgcatgtaggcagagaaacagtcagagagaggggaggaagcaggctcccctccgagcagagagcctgatgtggggctcaatcccaggaccctgggatcatgacctgagccgaaggcagaggctcaacccactgagccacccaggtgcccccatgtgtGCATTTTTTAACTGGAGTGGCTAAATCATGAGTAGCAGAAGGTATCCAATGCAGAGTTCTGGGAAAAATGTCTTAGTGATACTACAGACCAAAAGATGCAACTTCTTACTACAAAATGTGTGGTACCAGGGGACAGCAAGTTGTTAATGTGACTGGCATCCACAGAATGGTTTAAGAGTAGAGACCAGCTAAAGAAGAGTTTAAAAGGTTTAGTAAAtgtagggtgcctgagtggctcagtcggttacatgtccaactcttgatttcggctcagatcatgatctcagg
This region includes:
- the MBNL3 gene encoding muscleblind-like protein 3 isoform X7, whose protein sequence is MFAQQMQFMLQNAHMSSLTSFPMNPSLAANPGMAFNPYLPHPGMGLVPAELIPNAPILISGNPPLALPAAAGPKLMRSDKLEVCREFQRGNCTRGENDCRYAHPTDVSMIEASDNTVTICMDYIKGRCTREKCRYFHPPAHLQAKLRAAHHQMNHSAASAMALQPGMLQLIPKRSALEKTNGATPVFNPSVFHCQQALANLQLPQPAFIPAGPILCMAPASSVVPMMHGAPPTTVSAATTPATNLPFAAAATGNQIPPLSIDELNSSMFVSQM
- the MBNL3 gene encoding muscleblind-like protein 3 isoform X6 → MTAVNVTLVRDTQWLTLEVCREFQRGTCSRADADCKFAHPPRVCHVENGRVVACFDSLKGRCARENCKYLHPPPHLKTQLEINGRNNLIQQKTAAAMFAQQMQFMLQNAHMSSLTSFPMNPSLAANPGMAFNPYLPHPGMGLVPAELIPNAPILISGNPPLALPAAAGPKLMRSDKLEVCREFQRGNCTRGENDCRYAHPTDVSMIEASDNTVTICMDYIKGRCTREKCRYFHPPAHLQAKLRAAHHQMNHSAASAMLKF